The genomic DNA CAGGGGAATCACCTGCGTCTCGGTGAGGGCGATCAACAGGCCCACGGGCACCACCACCAACAGCACGAGCACCAGGAGGATCTTCAACGCCGGAGAGCGCCGCCGCGCGCCCGGCTTGCTCGCCGATTTGACGCTCTTGGACGCGGCGGGAGACGCCTCGAGCGCCGGAGAGCGCCCCTCGTCCAACCGCGAGTCCACCAGGGGGCGATCCGGCTCTTCCTCGGAGGGCGAGGACTGCGGCAGGTCCAGGTCGGAGAACAGCTCCCCGAGCTGCGCCGAGGGGGCGTTGACGTCGGAAGGCGCGGCGGCGGACTCGGGCTCGGGCTCCCAGGGCGTGGAGGCGGGAGCCGCCCGCGCGGCGGGCTCGGGCTCGGTGCTCCAGGTCGTCTGCGACGGAAGCGGAGGCTCCGGCTGCCACGACGTGGAGGAGCGCGCCGCGGGAGTGGGCTCCGGCTCGGGCTCGGGCTCCGGGGCGGCCGGAGGCGGCGCGGCGACGGCGGGCGGCTCCTCGGCCACGAAGATGCCCTCGAGCGCGGGCAGTTCCTGTCCCCGCTTCCAGTCCGCCATGCCCTGCTGCCAGAAATAGCTCCGGGGGGTGACGGTGCCCTCGGCCACGAGCGCGCGCAGGGCTCCCTCGTCGAGAGGACCCTCCTGCTTGCTCTTGATCATCACGAACCAGGACGCGGCGGCCTCTCCGGCCGGCATGGCGCGCGTGGGCTCATCCTCCCACCCTCCCGCCGCTGGCGCGGCCTGGACAGCCGCCTCTTCCTCGGCGAGCGAACGGTCCTGCTCGCGCAGACGCTCCACGTCCGCCAGGGACACGACGCGCGTGCTCTCCTCGAGTTCGGCGGGGGGACCCTCCACCGAAATGACGTTCTGGCAATTCTTACAGCGCACCTTGACGGTCTTGCCGCGGACCTTGTCGTCCGCGATGGAGTACCGCCGCTGACACTTGTTGCAGGAGAAGTTCAAGAGGGATGTCCCACGCACGCACACCCTGGGCGAGCGTGCGGAATGCTAACCCCATGGCGCTAGAGTGCAAACCACTGGGTTGACTCCGTCTGCCAGCCCAACTAAGAGCCGCCGTCCCCTACCCTCTTGACATAGAAGGTGGCGCATGCCCGCGAAGGACCTCGGGAACAAGTTCGTCTGCTTCAAATGCAGCACGAAGTTCTACGACATGAAGAAGCCAGACCCTCTGTGCCCGAAATGCGGCGCGGATCAACGGGAGAGCCCCGCGCTCAAGGCTCCCACCGAGGGCCGGAGGGGGCGGCTGTCCGCCGCCCCCAAGATCATCGAGCCCACACCCGAGCCGGAGGAGGCCGAGGTCGGCGAGGACGAGGAAGGAGCCGATTTCGAGGACGAGGACGCCGAGCCCGTGGCGGAAGACGAAGACGAGCTCTGAGAGCTACACCCAGGGGGCTTTCACCCAAGGCGGGTGGAGCCCCCTGGTTTTTTCGCCTACCTCGGTTCGCGCTCGGCCGAGGCCGCGAGCTGGTGGATCACCCGGCGCACCTGGGCATAGCGCAGCGGCCCCAGGGTCTGTACCCCCACGGGACGGCGCGGCGGCTTCACGGCCACCGCGGAACTCGGCCTGCGCCTGGGCGTGGTGGGCTTCTTGGGCTGCATGGGACGTCCCCCGGCTGACATGTTTCGACATGTAGCAGCTTTCCACCCGGACGGAAACTTTTCGCCATCCCACCTCGCTCCCCCTCGGCGGAAACGCACGTTCGCGTGGCTGGCCCTTGAGGAAGCGGCCCACTGCGCCCGGCCGGTCGGCCGCCCGTGGATGACAGGAGGGTGATTTGTGCGTTGGACCCTTCAAACCCTTGTTGGTAGAAGGGCCCGGGCCCCGGGGTAGGGCCCCCCATGGAGGCAGACGATTTTGCGGGAGAAACTGAAGGCACTGGCGGAGCTGCAGAAGGTGGACCTCGAGGTCGCCTCGCTCCGGAAGGCCGCGGACGTGCACCCCCGGCAGCTGGCGGAGTTGGAGCGCGAGTTGGGCGCCGCGCGCAGTGCCATCGAGGCGGAGCGCAACCGCGTGACGGACATCGAGCGGCAGAAGAGCACGCTCGAGCAGAACATCACCGACGAGAAGGACAAGGTGAAGAAGTGGGAGGCGCGGCTCGCCGAGCAGCGCTCCACGCGCGAGTACTCCGCGCTCGCCCGGGAAATCGACATCGCGAAGAAGGCCAACCAGACCATGGCCGATGAGCTCGTCGAGCTGAGCAAGACGCTCGGTGGCGCGCGCGAGGCGGTCAAGGGCAAGGAGGCCGAGTTCGCCACCCGGCAGGAGCAGCTGTCGGTGCGCATGACGGAGCTGCGCTCCAAGCAGAGCCTCGCCGAGAACCAGGTGAAGGAGCTCGAGGCCAAGCGCTCCTCGGTGTCCGCGGGCGTGGATCCCACCCTGCTGCGCCGCTACGAGACCATCCGCAAGAAGAAGCTGCCGGCCATGGTGGGCGTGGTGCAGGGTGGCACGTGTCTGGGCTGCCGGATGAACGTGCCTCCCCAGCTCTACAACAACCTGCGCGTGTCGCTCGGCACCGACGTGTGCCCGTCCTGCAACCGCATCATCTACGCCGTCGAAGCGCTCGAAACGCCGGCCGAGAAGTAGTCGCGGGTGATGGCTCCGCCGGATCTCGCCGATCTCCTGCGCTACATCGCGCGTGAGGAGCCGCTCACCGGAACGGTGCGGGCCTTCCCCGGCTTCACCCGGGAGGACGTGGGCCGCTTGCTGGAAGCCGCGGCCACGAAGCTCTCGGAGCGTCCACCCCCCGCGCCCGCCCAGGCACCGCCCGCGCTCCCCGAGAGCAGCGCCACGCGCCTCAAGCTCTTCTCCGATGGCGCCGCCCGGGGCAATCCAGGTCCCGCCGGCGCGGGTGCCGTGCTCGTGGATGGGGACGGTCGCGTGGTGGCCCGCCTTGGCCGCTTCCTCGGCGTGCAGACGAACAACTACGCCGAGTACATGGGTCTGCTGCTGGGGCTCGAGCACGCGCGGCACCTCAAGGTCCGGGAGCTGGAAGTGCTCGCCGACAGCGAGCTGCTCATCCGCCAGCTCCAGGGGCGCTACCAGGTGAAGAGCCCCACCCTGCGCCCGCTCTACGAGGAAGCCACCGGCCTGCTCAAGCACTTCGACCGGGTGAAGCTCGTCCACGTGCCGCGCGAGAAGAACAAGGCCGCCGACGAGATGAGCAGCCGCGCCATCGACGAGCGGATGTGAAGCACCCACGTCCCCGTGCTATGAGAGGGGGGCCGGAGTGGTCCGGGTGAACGCTGGTCACCGCAGGCACGGGTGACGGGAGGAAAGTCCGAGCTCCAAAGGGCAGGGTGCTGGCTAACGGCCAGTCGAGGTGACTCGCAGGACAGTGCCACAGAAAACAAACCGCCGGTTCCGCGAGGGGCCGGTAAGGGTGAAACGGTGCGGTAAGAGCGCACCGCGTCCGGGGTGACTCGGACGGCACGGAAAACCCCACCTGGAGCAAGAGCCAATAGGAGCGCGTCCCTCTCGGGGGACACGGGTTGCCCGCCCCATGCGCTCGGGTTGCTCGCTGATGAGGCCCCTGGGCAACCAGGGCCCTAGATGAATGTTCACCGCCCACCTCGAAAGGGGTGGGGACAGGACTCGGCTTACAGGGCCACTCCGGTTTTTTCCCGCCGCGCGCACGTCACCGCGCCACGGGAATCTGCATGAGCAGGATGCGGCTGCGCCCGTCGTTGCGCACCGCCTCCGGGTTCTTGAGCTGCAGGCGTCCGTCCGTCTTCGGATCCCAGAAGCCCATCCACAGGTTGATGGTCCGCGCGGGGGAGGTGGCGGGGATGGCGATGGCGAACTCGTCCTTCACCGTCTCACCGGGCTTCCACTGGGTGGTGGGGTAGAGCCCGCCGGCCGGCTTGTGGTCGACGTTGACGCGCTCCATGCGCCCCTCGGCGTCCTCCACGTGGACGAAGACGATGTAGTCCTCGTCCAGGGGCTTGAGCACCTTGAAGTAGGCGGTGACGCGCGCCACGTCTCCTGGCGTGAGGCGGCCCGGCTGCACGCTCGCGCCCACCAACTCCACCGTGTCCTCGAAGTTGGCGCCCCCCTTCACGGACAGCGGAGGCACCTCGGCCACCACCGCCTGCCGCCGCTCGTTGGGGCTGGCGCCACCGGGGGCCTCGACGATGCAGGCCGGCAGGAGCGGGGACACGCACAACAGGAAGGCGAGGAGCGAGGGACGGGGCATGACGAGCCCGTTTCTACCGGCTTCCCCGCGCTTCATCCACCCGCCCGTACCTGTTCACCGAGGGGCGCTCCCCACGAAGAGAGGTAGGCCTCGCGGAGCATCTTGCGATATGCGGTGCGCGCCATGCAGACGCCCACCGCCCTCCCCTTCCTCCTCGCGCAGGCGCCCTCCCCTCAGCCGCCTCCTCCGCCCACCACCCAGCCCGGGGTGCCGGAGACGGGCACGCCGCCTCCCGAGAGTGGTCCCGTGGGAACCCTGGTGGGCGTCACCGCCGCCGTGCTGCTCATCGCGCTCATGGTGGCCGCCGCGCGCAAGCTCTTCTTCAAGCGCCGCGCGGAGCCGACCGCCAGGCCCGCCCCGGGCAAGGCACCGGGTGAGCGGCCCGCGCTGCCCGAGGAGCGGCCGGAGCTGCGCGTGGAGCTGCCGCCCAGCGAGGCGGAGCTCGCCCGGCGCCGCGAGGCCGAGGAGGTGCACGAGCGCGCCGAGGCACTCACCCGTCAGCGCGAGGAAGCCGTGCGCGCGGCGAAGGCCACGTCGGACGCCACCGAGCGTGCCCGCCTGGAAGCCCAGGTGCGCGACCTCAAGGCTCGCGAGGAGGAGGAGAAGCGCGCCGAGTACCGCGCGAAGAAGGCGCTGGACGACGAGACGCGCGAGCGGCGCAAGCGCGAGCGCGAGGAGGCCGAGCGGCTGGTGCGCGAGGAGAAGGCGCGCGAGGCGGCGGCCGAGGAGGAGGCCCGGCGCGCCGAGGAAGCGGCCGCGCGCGCCAAGGTGGAGGCCGAGGCGGGCCGCACGCTCGCGCAGGGCCTGGACAAGACGCGCAGCCAGGGCTTCATGGCGCGGCTCAATGGCCTGTTCGGCTCCAACCGGCAGGTGGACGAGTCCGTGCTCGCGGAGATGGAGGAAATCCTCTTCACCGCGGACATCGGCGTGCGCACCGCGTCCAACCTGGTGGAGGTGGCGCGCGAGAAGCTCAAGCGCAACGAGCTGAGCGACGCGAGCCGCATCAAGTCGCTCATCCGCGACGAGGTGACGCGCATCGTGGACCTGCCCGTGCCGCGCACACTGGAGGGTGGAGGTCCGCCGCACGTGGTGATGGTGGTGGGCGTCAATGGCGCGGGCAAGACGACGACGATCGGCAAGCTGTCCGCTCAGCTCACGAGCCAGGGCAAGAAGGTGGTGCTCGCCGCGGGCGACACGTTCCGCGCCGCCGCCACCGAGCAGCTCGACGTGTGGGCCGAGCGCGCCAACGCCCAGTTGGTGAAGGGCGCCGAGGGCGCGGACCCCGGCTCGGTCATCTTCGAGGCGGTGAAGAAGGCACAGACCGAGGGCGCGGAC from Melittangium boletus DSM 14713 includes the following:
- a CDS encoding GYF domain-containing protein, with protein sequence MNFSCNKCQRRYSIADDKVRGKTVKVRCKNCQNVISVEGPPAELEESTRVVSLADVERLREQDRSLAEEEAAVQAAPAAGGWEDEPTRAMPAGEAAASWFVMIKSKQEGPLDEGALRALVAEGTVTPRSYFWQQGMADWKRGQELPALEGIFVAEEPPAVAAPPPAAPEPEPEPEPTPAARSSTSWQPEPPLPSQTTWSTEPEPAARAAPASTPWEPEPESAAAPSDVNAPSAQLGELFSDLDLPQSSPSEEEPDRPLVDSRLDEGRSPALEASPAASKSVKSASKPGARRRSPALKILLVLVLLVVVPVGLLIALTETQVIPLRVTRADAQGRLVREPVSIFSAEGVEELRNLLLGNSTPPPPAPKPAPAAPPAAPAPEAPAAQEKQAPAEPQDAPAPDETAAAPGDAVGDELTPLGDAAPQGDAPAAPPPGPPQAEVARVVDASRPGFKPCIDQALRKNPKLRNGKLLLITTVGSSGEVKQVAFDRADIGASPSGECFNERARELVFPAFSGEDVEIEIPLVLKSR
- a CDS encoding FYDLN acid domain-containing protein — protein: MPAKDLGNKFVCFKCSTKFYDMKKPDPLCPKCGADQRESPALKAPTEGRRGRLSAAPKIIEPTPEPEEAEVGEDEEGADFEDEDAEPVAEDEDEL
- a CDS encoding zinc ribbon domain-containing protein, with the protein product MREKLKALAELQKVDLEVASLRKAADVHPRQLAELERELGAARSAIEAERNRVTDIERQKSTLEQNITDEKDKVKKWEARLAEQRSTREYSALAREIDIAKKANQTMADELVELSKTLGGAREAVKGKEAEFATRQEQLSVRMTELRSKQSLAENQVKELEAKRSSVSAGVDPTLLRRYETIRKKKLPAMVGVVQGGTCLGCRMNVPPQLYNNLRVSLGTDVCPSCNRIIYAVEALETPAEK
- a CDS encoding ribonuclease HI family protein; the encoded protein is MAPPDLADLLRYIAREEPLTGTVRAFPGFTREDVGRLLEAAATKLSERPPPAPAQAPPALPESSATRLKLFSDGAARGNPGPAGAGAVLVDGDGRVVARLGRFLGVQTNNYAEYMGLLLGLEHARHLKVRELEVLADSELLIRQLQGRYQVKSPTLRPLYEEATGLLKHFDRVKLVHVPREKNKAADEMSSRAIDERM
- the ftsY gene encoding signal recognition particle-docking protein FtsY, giving the protein MQTPTALPFLLAQAPSPQPPPPPTTQPGVPETGTPPPESGPVGTLVGVTAAVLLIALMVAAARKLFFKRRAEPTARPAPGKAPGERPALPEERPELRVELPPSEAELARRREAEEVHERAEALTRQREEAVRAAKATSDATERARLEAQVRDLKAREEEEKRAEYRAKKALDDETRERRKREREEAERLVREEKAREAAAEEEARRAEEAAARAKVEAEAGRTLAQGLDKTRSQGFMARLNGLFGSNRQVDESVLAEMEEILFTADIGVRTASNLVEVAREKLKRNELSDASRIKSLIRDEVTRIVDLPVPRTLEGGGPPHVVMVVGVNGAGKTTTIGKLSAQLTSQGKKVVLAAGDTFRAAATEQLDVWAERANAQLVKGAEGADPGSVIFEAVKKAQTEGADVIIADTAGRLHTKVSLMDELKKVKRTIDKALPGAPHEVLLVLDSTNGQNAIQQARQFHEAVGVTALALTKLDGTAKGGVIIGICDELKLPVVWVGVGEKVADLRRFNPKEFVQALFD